Within Parachlamydiales bacterium, the genomic segment ATTCATGAAGTTTGGGGTTGTTCATTAGATTGAGATTCATTTTGCAATGCGTCTGAAAGCATTCTTAGGAGATTATCGCGTCCTTCCTTTTTCAAGGCTGAGCAAGCGATAAAATGTAAATTTTCTACTCCTAAGCCAGCTAAAATACGCTTGCAGCGTCCTTGAACTTGTCCTTTGGACACTTTATCTGTTTTGGTAATGACTAAGATGACGGCCTTATCTTGGTTGGCAAGCCACTGCATTAGTCTGCGGTCTTCTTCATTAGGATCGCGGCGGATATCAAAGAGGAACAAAGTCACGGTAAGACCTTTTCTTCTCTCAAAATACCCCTTTATCATTGGAGCCCATTCTTTTTGGATCTCATTGGAGACTGCTGCATAGCCATAACCTGGGAGGTCGGCAAAAGCGACAGTATCTTTGAGGGCAAAAATATTGATGGCACGCGTTTTTCCGGGAGTGGAGGAGGTTTTTACTAGGCTTTTGGTATTGAATACCATATTGAGCAGGCTGGATTTACCCACGTTGGAGCGGCCAATAACAGCTACTTCGGGAAGAACGTTGCCTGACTCATCCCTGACGGTGGGAAGTTTTTCCACTGAGGGAGCTGAAGCGACAAATTGAACGCCTTGCAAATTGAATTTAGCCATAATGTTTAATCTCCAAACGACGAGTGGATGGATCCACATGCGTTATTACTATTTTCCAGTAGGGGGGCTGAAGCAAACCGGCTATTCTATCCGGCCATTCGATGCAGCTAATGCCTTCCCCTTCAATGAATTCATCAAAACCGTGTTGCAAAAATTCGTCCGCACCTTTCAATCGATATAGATCAAAATGATAAAGAGGCAAGCGACCGCCTTCATATATATGCATATAAGTGAAGGTGGGGCTTTGGACAGAATCGGCGGAAATATTGCCTAGACCTTGAGCGAGGCCTTTAATAAAAGTTGTCTTCCCCGCTCCAAGATCTCCCTCAAGAATAACAATGGACCCTTTAACTAAAGTTTGAGACCAATTTCTTGCTATTTCTTTTGTATCTTCGGGGCTTTCGCTAATAATGTTATTCCAGCCATTGCTCGACATAGGGCGCCAATTCCGTGTCACCGACTAATGTTTCAACAAAAGCGGCGATTTTATCTTCTTGTAAGTAGTTTTGCAGGAAAACAACGAAACGGTCATCAATCTCGAAACGGTTTTGATTTTGCACTTCCATGATAGACAGGCGCTTGAGGTAGTTTTTCTTAAAATCTCTGATGACAGCTTCTTTGCTGTTGAAAAGTTTTCCGCTTAGGACAGATGAGTATACTGTCTTGACGATAGCGTCTTTTGGCCTATGCTGTGGTATGTAATTGCGGATCACATCAGGATCTTCGGATACGAAAAAGCGTTTTACACGTAAACCGCCTACGCGTTCGGTATTTTCGGGGCATTTTGATACCCAATCATAGATAGCATCTTGAGGATTGGGATGGGTATTGTCACCAAAAACTTTGCCGGTAAAGGGGCAGATATAAATTTTCTTGGTGTTTTCATCGACGCTGTGGGAACCAAAGTTGATTTTTATTTCTGCTTCGTGCCAAAGCTTGTTTTCTTTTTCCAGTTCATTGACAACATCATCAGCACTTTGGTAAATTTTTTTTTCTTTAGCGTAGAGTACGGGCTGGAGTTGATAGCTATTTTCAATGTAAAACAGGTATGTATGAACCAGCTCAGCGGGGCGATTAGTTGTGAGATAATCTTTCAATAGGTTTCTTACATCGTCTGTGATGACAGTTTTTGTCATTGCAACCTCAAACAGATAAATGATAATTAAGGGATTAGAGACACATTAAGATAACTATAACTTGTATATAAGTCAAATAGGGCCCATCAGCTGAAATCCCTACTAACTCACTACCCAATGGTCAAACTTATGCTGACAATAGAAACGCTGGAGATCCCAGATTACGAGAAAGTTATCGTGGCCAAAGACCCCTCTGTCATGCTGCACTGTATTATTGTGGTTCACTCTACAAAACTCGGACCCAGTTTAGGAGGCGTACGGATTTTCCCTTACTCTTCCGAGAATGATGCGCTAGAAGATGCCCTACGTCTAGCTAAGGCAATGACTTACAAGACGGCTCTATGCAAAATCGGGATCGGCGGCGGCAAAAGCGTAATCATAGCTGACCCAAAGACAGGGAAAACTCCTTCATTGCTGCAGGCATTCGGAAAAGTCGTTGATCTGTTAAAAGGTTCATACATAGTTGCTGAAGATGTAGGCTCCACGCCGCAAGATCTGTTATTTATCCGTGAGAGCACTCCCTATGTAGCTGCGCTTCCCACAAATTACAGCAGCGGAGATCCCAGCCGTTTCACGGCTTGGGGAGTTGTGCGAGGCCTGCAAGCGGTAGCGATGACCTTATGGGGTTCTACCTCCTTAAAAGGGCGATCCATCGCAATACAAGGTCTGGGCCATGTCGGATCGAACTTAGCCG encodes:
- the yihA gene encoding ribosome biogenesis GTP-binding protein YihA/YsxC — translated: MAKFNLQGVQFVASAPSVEKLPTVRDESGNVLPEVAVIGRSNVGKSSLLNMVFNTKSLVKTSSTPGKTRAINIFALKDTVAFADLPGYGYAAVSNEIQKEWAPMIKGYFERRKGLTVTLFLFDIRRDPNEEDRRLMQWLANQDKAVILVITKTDKVSKGQVQGRCKRILAGLGVENLHFIACSALKKEGRDNLLRMLSDALQNESQSNEQPQTS
- the tsaE gene encoding tRNA (adenosine(37)-N6)-threonylcarbamoyltransferase complex ATPase subunit type 1 TsaE — translated: MSSNGWNNIISESPEDTKEIARNWSQTLVKGSIVILEGDLGAGKTTFIKGLAQGLGNISADSVQSPTFTYMHIYEGGRLPLYHFDLYRLKGADEFLQHGFDEFIEGEGISCIEWPDRIAGLLQPPYWKIVITHVDPSTRRLEIKHYG
- a CDS encoding DUF2709 domain-containing protein produces the protein MTKTVITDDVRNLLKDYLTTNRPAELVHTYLFYIENSYQLQPVLYAKEKKIYQSADDVVNELEKENKLWHEAEIKINFGSHSVDENTKKIYICPFTGKVFGDNTHPNPQDAIYDWVSKCPENTERVGGLRVKRFFVSEDPDVIRNYIPQHRPKDAIVKTVYSSVLSGKLFNSKEAVIRDFKKNYLKRLSIMEVQNQNRFEIDDRFVVFLQNYLQEDKIAAFVETLVGDTELAPYVEQWLE
- a CDS encoding Glu/Leu/Phe/Val dehydrogenase dimerization domain-containing protein, with the protein product MLTIETLEIPDYEKVIVAKDPSVMLHCIIVVHSTKLGPSLGGVRIFPYSSENDALEDALRLAKAMTYKTALCKIGIGGGKSVIIADPKTGKTPSLLQAFGKVVDLLKGSYIVAEDVGSTPQDLLFIRESTPYVAALPTNYSSGDPSRFTAWGVVRGLQAVAMTLWGSTSLKGRSIAIQGLGHVGSNLAEMLFWQGADLILCDLDAERTTRFCHEYSAKQVSPAEYAAVECDILAPCALGGIINPQTIPKLRCLAVAGAANNQLSTPDDAIQLHKRGILYAPDYAINAGGVINATAEFEKTGYKAIEARDQTHLIFETLLQIFAKSKAEDRATSIIADKLAEHNIAAGIGKRSLPIF